A single region of the Musa acuminata AAA Group cultivar baxijiao chromosome BXJ1-11, Cavendish_Baxijiao_AAA, whole genome shotgun sequence genome encodes:
- the LOC135597605 gene encoding uncharacterized protein LOC135597605 isoform X1: MQQRSVSASRRPSGTDGSDFSYRMVVDSRYTRVAKGKSRLGALLAAQTASQVVWTSLMFLSASHEKKFETFAAISLSVGFISLVIGELGRRRSHITLLRLYAIISSIATVLSVASIIRSDLHLKVIKYQSTADMTYYELLDIGRTLIGVMLQILIIITTVSLVYNMSPKRIS, translated from the exons ATGCAACAGCGGAGTGTCTCTGCCAGCCGGCGGCCGTCGGGAACGGATGGCTCGGATTTCTCCTACCGCATGGTCGTCGATTCCA GGTACACCAGGGTCGCTAAAGgcaaatccaggcttggagctctGCTTGCCGCGCAG ACTGCCAGTCAAGTGGTTTGGACATCACTAATGTTTCTATCTGCATCACATGAGAAGAAGTTTGAGACCTTTGCTGCCATATCACTTTCAGTTGGATTCATTTCCCTCGTAATTGGAGAATTAG GTCGGAGGCGCAGTCATATAACTCTGTTGAGATTGTACGCAATCATATCGTCTATTGCAACTGTGTTATCAGTTGCTTCTATTATTAGGAGCGACTTGCACTTGAAG GTCATCAAATACCAAAGCACTGCAGATATGACATATTATGAGCTCCTTGACATTGGACGCACTTTAATCG GTGTTATGCTGCAGATACTTATTATAATTACGACAGTTTCACTTGTGTACAACATGTCTCCCAAGAGAATCTCCTGA
- the LOC103972078 gene encoding protein GRAVITROPIC IN THE LIGHT 1-like — MLQKFALAVKTKTIEFFAEEDEEEEEERAVGVDDPDACPAPEEVITGQRVVVLRPDPAPRPDPETLTAAALAALSSFQAAYLHLQTAHSPFLSDAVLSADRAAVSHLRRLSEVKRLYLSAGPAGPSPAPTSALPLSFLLEAQVQDNQDLLRTFEALVDRLQSDIDRKDAEAAALEKALADLDGAGVRLAHRLERACMPAEERVESLLTIGVFDSVLRDTCRVTHRFARVLIDLMNLSGWNLGVAANCIYPDVNFTKPGHCRYAILSYICLGMFGGFDSYDFYDDGDGVDMDEIDVSIRRTDSLQQFIEHSALDPLELMRDFPSSDFVKFCKKKYAKLIHPGIESSLLRNSSTRESLLGSLTPSSPLYESFASMASSIWMLHKLAWAYNPVVKIFQVAPGTEFSMVFMETIVPKVDKLHMDSGSSSRPKVGFTVVPGFHVGKTVIQSRVYLDDSEQTL, encoded by the coding sequence ATGCTTCAGAAGTTCGCGTTAGCGGTCAAGACCAAGACCATCGAGTTCTTCGCCGAGGAggacgaagaagaggaggaggagcgggCGGTCGGCGTCGATGATCCCGATGCTTGCCCTGCCCCGGAGGAAGTCATCACCGGTCAGCGCGTCGTTGTCCTGAGGCCCGACCCCGCCCCCCGGCCTGACCCCGAAACCCTCACCGCCGCCGCCCTTGCCGCGCTCTCATCCTTCCAGGCCGCATACCTCCACCTCCAAACCGCCCACTCGCCCTTCCTCTCTGACGCCGTCCTCTCCGCCGACCGCGCCGCCGTTTCCCACCTTCGCCGCCTCTCCGAGGTCAAGCGCCTCTACCTTAGCGCCGGCCCTGCTGGTCCTAGCCCTGCTCCCACCTCCGCCCtccccctctccttcctcctgGAGGCGCAGGTGCAGGATAATCAGGACCTCCTCCGCACCTTCGAGGCCCTCGTCGACCGCCTCCAGTCCGACATCGACCGCAAGGATGCCGAGGCCGCCGCCCTCGAGAAGGCGCTCGCCGACCTCGACGGCGCCGGGGTGCGGCTCGCCCACCGGCTCGAGCGTGCTTGTATGCCGGCCGAGGAGAGGGTGGAGTCGCTGCTCACGATCGGCGTCTTCGACTCGGTGCTCAGGGACACCTGCCGGGTGACGCATCGGTTCGCCAGGGTCTTGATCGACTTGATGAATTTGTCCGGGTGGAATTTGGGTGTGGCCGCGAACTGCATTTACCCGGACGTCAATTTCACGAAGCCGGGACACTGCCGGTACGCCATCCTCTCGTACATTTGCTTGGGCATGTTTGGAGGGTTCGATTCGTACGACTTCTACGACGATGGGGATGGAGTTGACATGGATGAGATTGATGTTTCCATCCGGAGAACCGATTCTTTGCAGCAATTCATCGAGCACTCGGCTCTTGATCCATTGGAGCTTATGCGAGATTTTCCAAGTAGTGATTTTGTGAAGTTCTGCAAGAAGAAGTATGCCAAGCTCATTCACCCTGGCATCGAATCCTCTCTGTTGAGGAATTCCTCCACCAGAGAATCTTTGTTGGGGTCGTTGACACCGTCAAGTCCCCTGTATGAGTCATTTGCGAGCATGGCCAGCTCCATATGGATGCTTCACAAATTGGCCTGGGCATATAATCCCGTGGTGAAAATCTTTCAGGTAGCCCCAGGGACTGAATTCTCAATGGTTTTCATGGAGACCATTGTTCCTAAGGTCGACAAGTTGCACATGGACTCTGGGAGTTCTTCACGGCCAAAGGTCGGGTTTACTGTGGTTCCAGGGTTTCATGTTGGCAAGACAGTTATCCAGTCTAGAGTTTACCTAGATGACTCAGAGCAGACATTATAA
- the LOC103972074 gene encoding probable plastid-lipid-associated protein 10, chloroplastic gives MMSHALATPLAIPTPKPRGTHRSPLGRLGPSPRPSGRLAAVSTAAAPPAAELERRKLDLLQAVQETQRGLAATADQRSAVEEALVCVEEYDAGSPVNLSELDGTWRLNYTSASDVLVLFEAAARLPFLQVGQIFQKFECKDRSDGGMVRNVVRWSISPLLEELEGATLVVSAKFSVLSKRNIFLEFEEVAVENIRISEELQALIAPAILPRSYLSLQILQFIRTFRTQVPVSGPERRSPGGLYYLSYLDRDMLLGRAVGGGGVFVFTKAQPITLQ, from the exons ATGATGAGCCACGCATTGGCCACGCCTCTTGCAATCCCGACCCCCAAACCCAGGGGCACCCACCGCTCGCCGCTCGGTCGGCTCGGCCCATCTCCTCGGCCCAGTGGACGTCTCGCCGCTGTCAGTACCGCCGCCGCACCTCCG GCGGCGGAGCTGGAGAGGAGGAAGCTCGACCTCCTTCAAGCCGTCCAGGAAACACAGCGCGGCCTAGCTGCCACCGCCGACCAGCGCTCCGCCGTCGAGGAGGCCCTC GTCTGCGTCGAGGAGTACGACGCCGGCTCGCCGGTGAATCTCTCGGAGCTGGATGGCACGTGGCGGCTCAACTACACATCAGCCTCCGACGTCCTCGTCCTCTTTGAGGCCGCGGCTAGACTCCCCTTTCTTCAG GTCGGGCAGATTTTTCAGAAATTCGAGTGTAAGGATCGATCTGATGGCGGCATGGTCCGCAATGTGGTGCGTTGGAGTATATCTCCCCTGTTGGAG GAGCTAGAAGGTGCAACGTTGGTGGTTTCTGCAAAGTTCTCTGTTCTTTCCAAGCGCAACATATTTCTTGAGTTTGAGGAG GTTGCTGTTGAAAACATCAGAATTAGTGAAGAGCTGCAAGCATTGATAGCTCCAGCTATACTTCCTCGTTCATATTTAAGTCTACAG ATATTGCAGTTTATACGGACTTTCCGAACTCAAGTGCCTGTAAGTGGTCCAGAAAG AAGGTCACCTGGAGGATTGTATTACCTGTCATACTTGGATCGCGATATGCTTTTAGGCCGTGCCGTTGGTGGTGGAGGTGTCTTCGTCTTTACAAAGGCACAACCTATTACACTACAGTAA
- the LOC135597605 gene encoding uncharacterized protein LOC135597605 isoform X3 — protein sequence MQQRSVSASRRPSGTDGSDFSYRMVVDSRYTRVAKGKSRLGALLAAQVIKYQSTADMTYYELLDIGRTLIGVMLQILIIITTVSLVYNMSPKRIS from the exons ATGCAACAGCGGAGTGTCTCTGCCAGCCGGCGGCCGTCGGGAACGGATGGCTCGGATTTCTCCTACCGCATGGTCGTCGATTCCA GGTACACCAGGGTCGCTAAAGgcaaatccaggcttggagctctGCTTGCCGCGCAG GTCATCAAATACCAAAGCACTGCAGATATGACATATTATGAGCTCCTTGACATTGGACGCACTTTAATCG GTGTTATGCTGCAGATACTTATTATAATTACGACAGTTTCACTTGTGTACAACATGTCTCCCAAGAGAATCTCCTGA
- the LOC135597605 gene encoding uncharacterized protein LOC135597605 isoform X2, with translation MEVYGKSMIAEPSNVIYLSSILNKEGLIPSHKCDKRCQNEHVFGNMYRCKLTGLTHICDKNCEQRILYDNHSSLCRVSGQFFPLSPAEEQAVRGVRRKLEVTNTDGCAFKRRRDAQLHPSPFERIFSAVSPICSQIGDGMDMS, from the coding sequence ATGGAGGTATATGGCAAATCTATGATTGCCGAGCCAAGCAATGTGATTTACTTGTCCAGTATTCTTAACAAGGAAGGGCTGATTCCTAGTCACAAATGTGACAAGAGGTGCCAAAACGAACATGTGTTTGGGAACATGTACCGCTGCAAACTAACAGGACTGACACACATCTGCGATAAAAATTGTGAGCAGAGGATTTTGTACGATAACCATAGTTCTCTTTGCAGAGTGAGCGGCCAGTTTTTTCCTCTTTCGCCAGCAGAAGAGCAGGCGGTGAGAGGAGTCCGAAGGAAGCTGGAAGTGACAAATACCGATGGCTGTGCTTTTAAGCGCAGGCGCGATGCCCAGCTGCATCCTTCTCCCTTCGAGAGGATCTTTTCTGCAGTCTCTCCAATATGCAGTCAAATTGGAGATGGCATGGATATGAGTTAG
- the LOC103972077 gene encoding hsp70-Hsp90 organizing protein — MSEDAKAKGNAAFAAGRFEDAIRHFSEAIDLAPANHVLYSNRSAAYASLQRYDVALADARKTVELNPGWAKGYSRLGAAHLGLGDANQAVAAYEKGLEIDPANEALQAGLADARAAATRSRGPIPPQGASPFGKMFQGPELWAKLTADTTTRGYLQQPDFIKMIQDIQKNPNNINMYLSDPRMMQVIGVLLNVKMRAPTDEMEREFMEPEQVKPQPEPVKKASEPEPVPEPMEVPEEQKESKEKKAEAQKKKEAGNAAYKKKDFETAIQHYTRAMELDDQDISYITNRAAVFLEMGKFEECIKDCDKAVERGRELHSDFKMIAKALTRKGTALVKLSKSSKDYDIAIETFQKALTEHRNPDTLKKLNDAERAKKELEQQEYFDPKIADEEREKGNELFKQQKYPEAVKHYTEALRRNPKDPKVYSNRAACYTKLGALPEGLKDAEKCIELDSSFSKGYTRKGAIQFFMKEYDKALETYQEGLKHDPNNQELLDGVKRCVEQINKTNRGEISPEELKERQAKAMHDPEIQNILTDPVMRQVLIDFQENPKAAQEHLKNPQVMHKIQKLVGAGIVQMR; from the exons ATGTCAGAGGACGCGAAAGCCAAGGGCAACGCAGCCTTCGCTGCTGGCCGCTTCGAAGACGCCATCCGCCACTTCTCCGAGGCCATCGACCTCGCCCCCGCTAACCACGTCCTCTACTCCAACCGCTCCGCCGCCTACGCCTCCCTCCAGCGCTACGACGTCGCCCTCGCAGATGCTCGCAAGACCGTGGAACTTAATCCCGGCTGGGCCAAGGGCTACAGCCGCCTCGGCGCCGCCCACCTCGGCCTCGGCGACGCCAACCAGGCCGTCGCCGCCTACGAGAAGGGCCTCGAGATCGACCCGGCGAACGAAGCGCTCCAGGCCGGCCTCGCCGACGCTCGCGCTGCCGCCACGCGGTCCCGGGGCCCGATCCCGCCGCAGGGGGCCTCCCCATTCGGGAAGATGTTCCAGGGGCCGGAGCTCTGGGCGAAGCTGACGGCTGATACTACCACCAGGGGCTACCTCCAGCAGCCGGATTTCATAAAAATGATCCAGGACATCCAGAAGAACCCTAACAATATCAATATGTACCTCTCGGATCCGAGGATGATGCAGGTGATCGGGGTTCTTCTCAATGTGAAGATGAGGGCGCCCACGGATGAGATGGAGAGGGAGTTTATGGAGCCAGAGCAAGTGAAGCCTCAGCCTGAGCCAGTAAAGAAGGCATCGGAACCGGAGCCAGTGCCAGAGCCCATGGAGGTGCCGGAAGAACAAAAGGAGTCTAAGGAAAAGAAAGCAGAGGCacaaaagaagaaggaagcaggGAATGCTGCTTACAAGAAAAAGGATTTTGAGACAGCGATTCAGCATTACACACGTGCAATGGAACTTGACGATCAGGACATTTCCTACATAACCAACCGAGCTGCTGTTTTCTTGGAGATGGGAAAG TTTGAAGAATGCATAAAGGATTGTGATAAAGCTGTTGAACGTGGCAGAGAGCTTCATTCTGACTTTAAAATGATTGCAAAGGCATTGACTAGGAAAGGGACCGCTCTTGTGAAGCTTTCCAAGAGCTCCAAGGACTATGATATTGCTATTGAGACTTTCCAGAAAGCGCTAACTGAGCACCGAAACCCTGACACTTTGAAAAAGCTCAATGATGCTGAGAGGGCAAAGAAAGAATTAGAACAACAAGAATACTTTGATCCAAAAATAGCTGATGAGGAACGTGAGAAAG GTAATGAGCTTTTCAAGCAGCAAAAGTATCCGGAGGCAGTTAAACACTATACCGAAGCTCTAAGGAGGAACCCAAAGGATCCAAAG GTTTACAGCAATAGAGCCGCATGCTACACAAAGCTGGGTGCTTTGCCTGAAGGTTTAAAAGATGCAGAGAAGTGCATTGAGTTGGATTCATCCTTTTCTAAAGGATACACAAGGAAAGGTGCAATCCAGTTCTTTATGAAAGAGTATGACAAAGCTTTAGAGACTTATCAGGAGGGCTTGAAACACGATCCAAACAATCAGGAGTTGTTGGATGGTGTCAAGAG GTGCGTTGAACAGATTAATAAGACAAACAGAGGGGAAATAAGTCCAGAGGAATTGAAGGAGAGACAG GCAAAGGCTATGCACGACCCTGAAATCCAAAATATCCTTACAGATCCTGTTATGCGACAG GTGTTGATCGATTTCCAAGAGAACCCTAAGGCTGCACAGGAGCACCTCAAGAACCCTCAGGTTATGCACAAGATACAAAAACTTGTGGGTGCAGGGATTGTGCAGATGAGGTAG